One Egicoccus halophilus genomic region harbors:
- the atpF gene encoding F0F1 ATP synthase subunit B → MITLLAVAAEDASGAQLLVPAAPELIWGFVAFALLMLGMMKFVFPKANQVLEERSAAIQGKMEDADAKLVEAEEARRNFDAQIADARGEANAIIEDAKATAESLRRDIVAKAETEAAAIVSRAQADINAERDRALQELRMQVGAISVELASRIVERELDPTTHQSLVDDYIQRLASQN, encoded by the coding sequence GTGATCACGCTGCTCGCCGTCGCCGCAGAGGACGCCTCGGGGGCCCAGCTGCTGGTTCCGGCCGCACCGGAGCTGATCTGGGGTTTCGTCGCCTTCGCCCTGCTCATGCTCGGGATGATGAAGTTCGTCTTCCCGAAGGCCAACCAGGTGCTCGAGGAGCGGTCGGCCGCCATCCAGGGCAAGATGGAGGACGCGGACGCGAAGCTGGTCGAGGCCGAAGAGGCCCGGCGCAACTTCGACGCCCAGATCGCCGACGCCCGCGGTGAGGCCAACGCCATCATCGAGGACGCCAAGGCCACGGCCGAGTCCCTGCGCCGCGACATCGTCGCGAAGGCGGAGACCGAGGCCGCCGCGATCGTCTCGCGGGCGCAGGCCGACATCAACGCCGAACGCGACCGCGCCCTGCAGGAACTGCGCATGCAGGTCGGCGCCATCTCCGTCGAGCTCGCCTCGCGCATCGTCGAGCGCGAACTCGACCCCACGACCCACCAGTCGCTGGTGGACGACTACATCCAGCGACTCGCCAGCCAGAACTGA
- the glyA gene encoding serine hydroxymethyltransferase: MTTFWGPDFDQLRALDPQVADGLITELDRQRSKLQLIASENFASPAVMAAQASVLTNKYAEGYPGKRYYGGCEEAVDPLEQLAIDRAKQVFGAAHANVQPHSGASANIAAYFATVAPGDKVLAMSLPHGGHLTHGMPINFSGKWFDVVSYGVREDDHRIDMDEVRRLAREHRPKLIIAGWSAYPRQLDFEAFRSIADEVDAVLMCDAAHFIGLVAAGVHPSPVPYCDIVTFTTHKTLRGPRGAIILTNEQWARKIDKAVFPGTQGGPLEHVIAAKAVALKEAMDPGFKEYGQRILDDARALAAGLVERGYRVTSGGTDTHLFLADVTPRGLTGAEAEARCDAAGIVLNKNAIPFDTHPPAVASGIRAGASCVATQGMGTAEMARVAELIDRALTGAESELGAVRAEVGELVTAFPAYPQAGPVPPTSA, translated from the coding sequence TTGACCACCTTCTGGGGTCCGGACTTCGACCAGCTGCGAGCCCTGGACCCCCAGGTCGCCGACGGGCTGATCACCGAGCTCGACCGGCAGCGCAGCAAGCTGCAGCTGATCGCGAGCGAGAACTTCGCCTCGCCGGCGGTGATGGCGGCGCAGGCGTCGGTGCTGACGAACAAGTACGCCGAGGGCTATCCGGGCAAGCGTTACTACGGCGGCTGCGAGGAAGCGGTCGACCCGCTCGAGCAGCTCGCCATCGACCGGGCCAAGCAGGTGTTCGGGGCGGCGCACGCCAACGTGCAGCCGCACTCCGGCGCGAGTGCCAACATCGCCGCCTACTTCGCCACGGTCGCCCCGGGCGACAAGGTGCTGGCGATGTCGTTGCCGCACGGTGGCCACCTCACCCACGGCATGCCGATCAACTTCTCCGGCAAGTGGTTCGACGTCGTGTCCTACGGGGTGCGCGAGGACGACCACCGCATCGACATGGACGAGGTGCGCCGGCTCGCGCGCGAACACCGTCCGAAGCTGATCATCGCCGGTTGGTCGGCCTACCCGCGTCAGCTCGACTTCGAGGCGTTCCGCTCGATCGCCGACGAGGTCGACGCCGTGCTGATGTGCGACGCCGCCCACTTCATCGGCCTGGTCGCCGCCGGCGTGCACCCGAGCCCGGTGCCCTACTGCGACATCGTGACCTTCACCACCCACAAGACGCTGCGTGGCCCGCGCGGGGCGATCATCCTGACCAACGAGCAGTGGGCCAGGAAGATCGACAAGGCGGTCTTCCCCGGCACGCAGGGCGGACCGCTGGAGCACGTGATCGCCGCCAAGGCCGTGGCCCTCAAGGAGGCCATGGACCCGGGCTTCAAGGAGTACGGCCAGCGCATCCTCGACGACGCCCGCGCCCTGGCGGCGGGGCTGGTCGAGCGTGGCTACCGGGTCACCTCCGGAGGCACCGACACGCACCTGTTCCTCGCCGACGTCACGCCGCGCGGGTTGACCGGGGCGGAGGCGGAGGCGCGCTGCGACGCGGCGGGGATCGTGCTCAACAAGAACGCGATCCCGTTCGACACCCACCCGCCCGCGGTGGCCTCGGGCATCCGGGCCGGTGCGTCGTGTGTGGCCACCCAGGGGATGGGCACCGCCGAGATGGCCCGGGTCGCCGAACTGATCGACCGGGCGTTGACGGGCGCGGAGTCCGAACTCGGCGCCGTGCGGGCCGAGGTGGGCGAACTCGTCACCGCCTTCCCGGCCTACCCGCAGGCCGGGCCGGTGCCCCCGACCTCGGCCTGA
- a CDS encoding glycosyltransferase family 4 protein: MDSPLLHHLVVALTAFVVTAGITPVVVRLARRLGALDHPGDGRRVHTRAVPTLGGLAMLAGVLAALAVAWALGGPFAPLFASTSEPVALLVGALVIVLVGVADDLVGLPPTVKLAGQIVAALGVVLFGMQLVYVWVPGVEIVALSSDLGLVVTILALVAMINAVNLIDGLDGLAAGVCVIAALAFFAFSVATEGSGIRETLVPSSATLIAAVVAGIGAGFLVHNWHPARIFMGDTGAMLLGLLLGAAGVSYTARSTSPSNTDFYGSIPLLVPVLVLAIPFLDSAFAVVRRALQRRPLATGDRGHLHHLLIAFGHSHRRAVLVLYYWSALLAFGSVGPTFVPMVRLLPWLLVAAGVGLALTALGTQARGEDTAPEAGTRPGTRDDGAPPAPPRRRTTA; this comes from the coding sequence GTGGACAGCCCCCTGCTCCACCACCTGGTGGTGGCGCTCACGGCGTTCGTCGTCACCGCCGGGATCACCCCGGTGGTGGTCCGGCTGGCACGCCGGCTGGGGGCACTGGACCATCCCGGCGACGGGCGTCGGGTCCACACGCGCGCAGTGCCCACCCTCGGGGGCCTGGCGATGCTGGCCGGGGTGCTGGCCGCCCTCGCGGTCGCCTGGGCGCTCGGCGGCCCGTTCGCACCGCTGTTCGCCTCGACCTCCGAGCCGGTGGCCCTGCTGGTCGGAGCGCTGGTGATCGTGCTGGTCGGTGTCGCCGACGACCTCGTCGGCCTGCCGCCGACGGTGAAGCTGGCCGGGCAGATCGTGGCCGCGCTCGGTGTGGTGCTGTTCGGCATGCAGCTGGTCTACGTGTGGGTGCCGGGTGTGGAGATCGTCGCGCTGTCCAGCGACCTGGGGCTGGTGGTGACGATCCTCGCGCTGGTGGCGATGATCAACGCGGTCAACCTCATCGACGGGCTCGACGGGCTCGCCGCCGGCGTCTGCGTGATCGCCGCGCTGGCGTTCTTCGCCTTCAGCGTGGCGACCGAGGGCAGCGGGATCCGCGAGACCCTGGTCCCGTCCTCGGCCACGCTGATCGCGGCCGTGGTGGCCGGCATCGGGGCCGGCTTCCTGGTGCACAACTGGCACCCGGCACGGATCTTCATGGGCGACACCGGCGCGATGCTGCTCGGTCTGCTGCTCGGCGCGGCCGGGGTGTCCTACACCGCACGCTCCACCTCGCCGTCCAACACCGACTTCTACGGCTCGATCCCGCTGCTCGTGCCGGTGCTGGTGCTCGCGATCCCGTTCCTCGACTCGGCGTTCGCGGTCGTGCGCCGGGCGCTGCAACGCCGGCCGCTGGCGACCGGGGACCGCGGCCACCTGCACCACCTGCTGATCGCGTTCGGGCACTCGCACCGGCGGGCGGTGCTGGTGCTGTACTACTGGTCGGCGCTGCTGGCGTTCGGCTCGGTCGGCCCCACGTTCGTGCCCATGGTGCGTCTGCTGCCGTGGCTGCTCGTCGCCGCCGGCGTCGGGCTGGCGCTGACGGCACTGGGGACCCAGGCCCGTGGCGAGGACACCGCACCGGAGGCGGGGACCCGCCCCGGGACGCGCGACGACGGCGCGCCGCCGGCCCCGCCACGTCGACGGACCACCGCCTGA
- the murA gene encoding UDP-N-acetylglucosamine 1-carboxyvinyltransferase: MLDPTSSTDVFVVRGGAPLRGTVRLSGAKNSALKLMAAGILCDGTLELGAIPRIADVPVMAEVLRGIGLGVDLDLANERCTIDASVEPDWRPPRDAVTRIRASISCLGPLVGRTRRARIALPGGDKIGARRIEMHVRGLMAMGAEVEERADEVEVVARELHGAILTLDFPSVGATENLVMAAVLADGTTVLDNAAREPEIQDLCRMLVAMGARIDGIGSPTLEIEGVDRLAPISWETCPDRIEAGTYAVAAALTGGDVVIERVRPADLTLPLLKLRSAGVVIEEGGDSLRVKAGDLDPVDFVTLPYPGFPTDLQPQMMVLLTQAEGTSRCTENVFESRFSFVDELARMGADIQIDGHHALIRGPAPLVGATFTGLDVRAGAAGTLAGLVARGTTVVRDVHHVDRGYADWIPRLQALGADVERVPASDVDA, encoded by the coding sequence ATGCTGGATCCCACCTCCTCCACCGACGTCTTCGTCGTCCGCGGCGGTGCCCCCCTGCGGGGCACCGTCCGACTGTCGGGCGCCAAGAACAGCGCGCTGAAGCTGATGGCCGCCGGCATCCTGTGCGACGGCACGCTCGAGCTCGGGGCCATCCCGCGTATCGCGGACGTGCCGGTCATGGCCGAGGTCCTGCGCGGCATCGGGCTCGGGGTCGACCTCGACCTCGCCAACGAGCGCTGCACGATCGACGCGTCGGTGGAGCCGGACTGGCGGCCGCCGCGCGACGCCGTCACCCGCATCCGGGCGTCGATCTCCTGTCTCGGCCCGCTGGTCGGCCGCACCCGTCGGGCCCGCATCGCCCTGCCCGGCGGGGACAAGATCGGTGCCCGCCGCATCGAGATGCACGTGCGGGGTCTGATGGCGATGGGTGCCGAGGTGGAGGAGCGCGCCGACGAGGTCGAGGTCGTCGCCCGCGAACTGCACGGCGCGATCCTGACGTTGGACTTCCCGAGCGTCGGCGCCACCGAGAACCTGGTGATGGCGGCCGTGCTCGCCGACGGCACCACCGTGCTCGACAACGCCGCCCGTGAACCCGAGATCCAGGACCTGTGCCGGATGCTGGTCGCGATGGGCGCCCGCATCGACGGCATCGGGTCGCCGACGCTGGAGATCGAGGGCGTCGACCGGCTCGCGCCGATCTCCTGGGAGACCTGCCCCGACCGCATCGAGGCCGGCACGTACGCCGTCGCCGCCGCGCTGACCGGCGGCGACGTGGTGATCGAACGGGTCCGTCCGGCCGATCTCACCCTGCCACTGCTGAAGCTGCGCTCCGCCGGTGTCGTGATCGAGGAGGGCGGCGACTCGTTGCGGGTCAAGGCCGGCGACCTCGACCCGGTCGACTTCGTGACCCTGCCCTACCCGGGGTTCCCGACCGACCTGCAACCGCAGATGATGGTGCTGCTCACCCAGGCCGAGGGCACCTCGCGCTGCACCGAGAACGTCTTCGAGTCGCGGTTCTCGTTCGTCGACGAGCTCGCGCGGATGGGCGCCGACATCCAGATCGACGGCCACCACGCGCTCATCCGCGGCCCCGCCCCGCTGGTCGGCGCGACGTTCACCGGCCTCGACGTGCGCGCCGGTGCGGCGGGCACGCTGGCCGGCCTGGTCGCCCGCGGCACCACGGTCGTCCGCGACGTCCACCACGTCGACCGCGGCTACGCCGACTGGATCCCACGTCTGCAGGCGCTGGGCGCCGACGTCGAACGCGTCCCCGCCAGCGATGTGGATGCCTGA
- the atpE gene encoding ATP synthase F0 subunit C — MENLGNGLVFGLATLGPGIGLGILIGKAIESMARQPEAAGMVRTTMFIGIGVVEVLALLGFVLAFII, encoded by the coding sequence ATGGAGAACCTCGGTAACGGGCTCGTCTTCGGTCTCGCGACCCTCGGTCCCGGCATCGGCCTCGGCATCCTGATCGGCAAGGCGATCGAGTCCATGGCGCGTCAGCCCGAGGCGGCCGGCATGGTCCGGACCACGATGTTCATCGGCATCGGCGTCGTCGAGGTCCTCGCGCTGCTGGGCTTCGTCCTCGCGTTCATCATCTGA
- a CDS encoding F0F1 ATP synthase subunit gamma, with protein MAGSGQIRQLRRRIRSVKSTQKITRAMEMIAASRILKAQRRVQEARPYAEQITEVIKGLALANEVRNHPLLRAPENPVGRVAVLVNTSDRGLAGAYNANVIKAAERTIRQEEAAGNTVELYVVGKKGIGYFSYRGRRAAASWEGVSDEPRLDAAAGIAEGLMNRYATGEVDRVWVVYTDFKSSMTQQPVRMELLPVKTEEFEGGEQIAPEIMFEPSPAELLDALIPRYVDAKVFHSLLESSASEHAARQRAMKSATDNAEEVAGKLSRVMNQARQDQITTEISEIVGGAEALGQAS; from the coding sequence GTGGCAGGTAGCGGCCAGATCCGCCAGCTGCGACGGCGCATCCGCTCCGTCAAGAGCACGCAGAAGATCACGCGTGCCATGGAGATGATCGCCGCGTCGCGGATCCTCAAGGCGCAGCGGCGCGTGCAGGAGGCACGTCCCTACGCCGAGCAGATCACCGAGGTCATCAAGGGGCTCGCGCTCGCCAACGAGGTCCGCAACCACCCGTTGCTGCGTGCGCCCGAGAACCCGGTGGGACGCGTCGCGGTGCTGGTCAACACCTCCGACCGGGGGCTCGCCGGCGCCTACAACGCCAACGTCATCAAGGCCGCCGAACGGACCATCCGCCAGGAAGAGGCCGCCGGCAACACGGTCGAGCTCTACGTCGTGGGCAAGAAGGGCATCGGCTACTTCAGCTACCGCGGCCGCCGGGCGGCCGCGTCGTGGGAGGGCGTCTCCGACGAACCCCGCCTCGACGCCGCCGCCGGCATCGCCGAGGGGCTGATGAACCGGTACGCGACCGGCGAGGTCGACCGCGTCTGGGTGGTCTACACCGACTTCAAGTCCTCGATGACCCAGCAGCCGGTCCGCATGGAGCTGTTGCCGGTCAAGACCGAGGAGTTCGAGGGCGGCGAACAGATCGCCCCCGAGATCATGTTCGAGCCGAGCCCGGCGGAGCTGCTCGACGCGCTGATCCCGCGCTACGTGGACGCCAAGGTGTTCCACAGCCTGCTGGAGTCGTCCGCGTCCGAGCACGCCGCGCGCCAGCGCGCGATGAAGTCCGCGACCGACAACGCCGAAGAGGTCGCCGGCAAGCTCTCCCGGGTCATGAACCAGGCCCGCCAGGACCAGATCACCACCGAGATCTCCGAGATCGTCGGTGGTGCCGAGGCCCTGGGCCAGGCCAGCTGA
- a CDS encoding AtpZ/AtpI family protein, with translation MSFPSWRIPPIGPRLMSLLSSSAPEGRRTSVRRDLGESMVALDQGWSMGTELLSGILVLAGLGWLIDRALGTTPWLFAIGALAGFAAGLYLVWLRAQRMDAREAAGRDDHGR, from the coding sequence GTGTCGTTCCCGTCGTGGCGCATCCCACCGATCGGTCCCCGGCTGATGTCCCTGCTCTCCTCGTCTGCGCCCGAAGGCCGTCGCACCTCCGTGCGCCGGGACCTGGGTGAGTCGATGGTCGCCCTCGACCAGGGCTGGAGCATGGGCACCGAGTTGCTGTCGGGCATCCTGGTGCTCGCCGGCCTCGGCTGGCTGATCGATCGTGCGCTGGGGACCACGCCCTGGTTGTTCGCCATCGGTGCGCTCGCCGGCTTCGCGGCCGGCCTGTACCTCGTGTGGTTGCGTGCCCAGCGCATGGACGCCCGCGAGGCGGCAGGACGGGACGACCATGGTCGCTGA
- the atpC gene encoding ATP synthase F1 subunit epsilon: MATTMHVEVVSAERHVLSADAVELYARSVEGEIGILPGHQPALIELDIAPVRVKLEDGTWETIAVHHGLLYVGRDGLIVLADVAEPASSIDAARAETALRELEGRQAAGDDPVLRASIQRARTRLTVADG, translated from the coding sequence ATGGCCACCACCATGCACGTCGAGGTCGTGTCGGCGGAGCGCCACGTGCTCTCCGCCGACGCGGTCGAGCTCTACGCCCGCTCCGTCGAGGGCGAGATCGGCATCCTGCCGGGCCACCAGCCGGCACTGATCGAGCTCGACATCGCCCCGGTCCGCGTCAAGCTCGAGGACGGCACGTGGGAGACCATCGCGGTCCACCACGGGCTGCTCTACGTCGGGCGGGACGGCCTGATCGTCCTCGCCGACGTCGCCGAGCCCGCCAGTTCGATCGACGCCGCACGGGCCGAGACCGCACTGCGCGAGCTCGAGGGCCGTCAGGCCGCCGGTGACGACCCGGTGCTGCGCGCCTCGATCCAGCGCGCCCGTACCCGCTTGACGGTCGCCGACGGCTGA
- the atpA gene encoding F0F1 ATP synthase subunit alpha, with amino-acid sequence MADLTIRTEDITSAIQSMLEGYEPGLTTEQVGRVLETGDGIARISGLPGTLANELLDFGGGVFGMAMNLDEHEIGAAVFADASRIEEGMSVRRTERVLSIPVGDAMLGRVIDPLGRPLDGKGPLDETRLDGQRPLEVQAPGVVDRQPVGQPMQTGIKVIDVMTPIGRGQRELIIGDRQTGKTAIALDTIINQKQLWGTPDAVKCIYVAIGQKNSTVAEVVATLERYGAMEYTTVVTAPASSPAPFQYIAPYAGAAIGANWMYRGEHSLIIYDDLSKQADAYRQLSLLLRRPPGREAYPGDVFYLHSRLLERAAKLSDELGGGSMTALPIVETKANDVSAYIPTNVISITDGQIFLETDLFFQGQRPAMNAGVSVSRVGGSAQRPAMKAVSGTVRLELAQFRELEAFAQFGSDLDKASQQQIARGQRVVEILKQPQYQPLPVELQVASIFAVTNAKLDDIPVGDVRRFESGLHEFLQSRHGELLGTLRTSKLNDDLKAQLSDAIDTYKSTFTATEQAPEEERNDGWDAMASTSEAVTEDSVPAGGSSAAS; translated from the coding sequence ATGGCTGACCTCACGATCCGCACGGAGGACATCACCTCCGCGATTCAGTCGATGCTGGAGGGCTACGAGCCGGGCCTGACCACCGAGCAGGTCGGCCGGGTGCTCGAGACGGGCGACGGCATCGCCCGCATCTCGGGCCTGCCCGGGACCCTGGCCAACGAGCTCCTCGACTTCGGCGGGGGCGTGTTCGGCATGGCCATGAACCTCGACGAGCACGAGATCGGCGCGGCCGTCTTCGCCGATGCCTCGCGCATCGAGGAGGGCATGTCGGTCCGGCGCACCGAGCGGGTGCTGTCCATCCCCGTCGGTGACGCGATGCTGGGCCGGGTCATCGACCCGCTGGGCCGCCCGCTGGACGGCAAGGGCCCGCTCGACGAGACCCGCCTCGACGGTCAGCGTCCGCTCGAGGTGCAGGCGCCCGGCGTCGTCGACCGCCAGCCGGTCGGCCAGCCGATGCAGACCGGCATCAAGGTCATCGACGTCATGACGCCGATCGGCCGCGGTCAGCGCGAGCTGATCATCGGCGACCGTCAGACCGGCAAGACGGCGATCGCGCTCGACACCATCATCAACCAGAAGCAGCTGTGGGGCACCCCCGACGCGGTCAAGTGCATCTACGTCGCCATCGGGCAGAAGAACTCCACCGTCGCCGAGGTCGTCGCGACCCTCGAGCGCTACGGCGCGATGGAGTACACCACCGTCGTCACCGCTCCGGCCTCCTCGCCGGCGCCGTTCCAGTACATCGCCCCCTACGCCGGCGCCGCCATCGGTGCCAACTGGATGTACCGGGGCGAGCACTCGCTGATCATCTACGACGACCTGTCCAAGCAGGCCGACGCCTACCGTCAGCTGTCGCTGCTGCTGCGCCGTCCGCCGGGCCGTGAGGCCTACCCGGGTGACGTCTTCTACCTCCACAGCCGGCTGCTCGAGCGTGCGGCGAAGCTGTCCGACGAGCTCGGCGGCGGGTCGATGACCGCCCTGCCGATCGTCGAGACCAAGGCCAACGACGTCTCGGCCTACATCCCGACCAACGTGATCTCCATCACCGACGGGCAGATCTTCCTGGAGACCGACCTGTTCTTCCAGGGCCAGCGCCCGGCGATGAACGCCGGTGTCTCGGTCTCGCGGGTGGGTGGCTCGGCGCAGCGGCCGGCGATGAAGGCCGTGTCCGGCACCGTGCGGCTCGAGCTGGCGCAGTTCCGGGAGCTCGAGGCGTTCGCCCAGTTCGGCTCCGACCTGGACAAGGCCTCGCAGCAGCAGATCGCCCGTGGTCAGCGGGTCGTCGAGATCCTCAAGCAGCCGCAGTACCAGCCGCTGCCCGTCGAGCTCCAGGTCGCGTCGATCTTCGCGGTCACCAACGCCAAGCTCGACGACATCCCGGTCGGCGACGTCCGCCGGTTCGAGTCCGGGCTGCACGAGTTCCTGCAGTCGCGCCACGGCGAGCTGCTCGGCACCCTGCGGACCTCGAAGCTCAACGACGACCTCAAGGCGCAACTGTCGGACGCGATCGACACCTACAAGTCGACGTTCACGGCCACCGAGCAGGCACCCGAGGAGGAGCGCAACGACGGGTGGGACGCCATGGCGTCCACCAGCGAGGCGGTCACCGAGGACAGCGTGCCCGCGGGCGGCTCGAGCGCTGCCAGCTGA
- the atpB gene encoding F0F1 ATP synthase subunit A, whose product MTPFLAVEVEYGGNFDGALDDINALFDMPAIFDLGVFSINRTVLIMWLATALVFALFAAAFRDSKVVPGKLQSACELVIDFVRNIALDIIGPKGVRFVPLLTTFFIFIFAMNLMKITPGIMLPPTSRMAVTGFLALTAWAVYVGVGIKNHGFFGYLKEVSVPPGTPLAILPLLAIIEFVSNLILRPFALAIRLFANMVAGHILVVITLVTVHVFLYPRPGLPVGILALGISPLVFAFELFIIGLQAYIFTLLTAVYISSSLESH is encoded by the coding sequence GTGACACCGTTCCTCGCTGTCGAGGTTGAGTACGGAGGCAACTTCGACGGGGCGCTGGATGACATCAACGCCCTGTTCGACATGCCCGCCATCTTCGACCTGGGCGTCTTCTCGATCAACCGCACCGTGTTGATCATGTGGCTGGCCACGGCGTTGGTCTTCGCGCTCTTCGCGGCGGCGTTCCGCGACTCCAAGGTCGTGCCGGGCAAGCTGCAGTCCGCCTGCGAGCTGGTCATCGACTTCGTCCGCAACATCGCGCTGGACATCATCGGTCCCAAGGGCGTGCGGTTCGTGCCGCTGCTGACGACGTTCTTCATCTTCATCTTCGCGATGAACCTGATGAAGATCACGCCCGGCATCATGCTCCCGCCGACCTCGCGCATGGCGGTGACCGGCTTCCTGGCCCTCACCGCGTGGGCGGTCTACGTCGGCGTCGGGATCAAGAACCACGGGTTCTTCGGCTACCTCAAGGAAGTGTCGGTCCCGCCGGGCACGCCGCTGGCGATCCTGCCGCTGCTCGCGATCATCGAGTTCGTGTCGAACCTGATCCTGCGCCCCTTCGCGCTGGCCATCCGGTTGTTCGCCAACATGGTCGCCGGCCACATCCTCGTGGTGATCACGCTGGTGACCGTCCACGTGTTCCTCTACCCGCGACCCGGCCTGCCGGTCGGCATCCTGGCGCTGGGGATCTCGCCGCTGGTGTTCGCCTTCGAGCTGTTCATCATCGGCCTCCAGGCCTACATCTTCACGCTGCTCACCGCGGTGTACATCAGCTCGTCGCTGGAATCGCACTGA
- the atpD gene encoding F0F1 ATP synthase subunit beta has protein sequence MATQTVGVNEGRIVRVIGPVVDVEFPPGELPEIYNALTFERTYQGETRTLTAEVAQHIGDRRVRAVCMQPTDGVARGSSVADTGAPISVPVGTGILGHIYNVLGEPLDAPVDSIQADTRWPIHRDPPPFDELESQATMFETGIKVIDLIEPYVQGGKIGMFGGAGVGKTVVIQEMINRVAQQHGGVSVFAGVGERTREGNDLMLEMRESGVLDKAALVFGQMDEPPGVRLRVALSALTMAEYFRDEMHQDVLLFVDNVFRFVQAGSEVSTLLGRMPSAVGYQPTLSNEMGQLQERITSTKGRSITSLQAVYVPADDITDPAPHTTFAHLDAQTVLSRDIASLGIYPAVDPLDSTSRILDPAIVGEEHYRVATGTQEVLQRYKDLQDIIAILGIDELSEEDKVVVSRARKAQRFFSQNFYVAEQFTGNPGVYVPVQDTIQGFKALIEGELDDVPEQAFLYSGGVDDVLRKAKELGA, from the coding sequence ATGGCGACCCAGACCGTCGGGGTCAACGAAGGCCGCATCGTGCGGGTCATCGGGCCGGTCGTGGACGTGGAGTTCCCGCCCGGTGAGCTGCCCGAGATCTACAACGCGCTGACCTTCGAGCGCACCTACCAGGGGGAGACCCGCACGCTGACCGCCGAGGTCGCCCAGCACATCGGTGACCGGCGCGTGCGTGCGGTGTGCATGCAGCCGACCGACGGCGTCGCCCGTGGGTCGTCGGTGGCGGACACCGGTGCGCCGATCTCGGTCCCGGTCGGCACCGGCATCCTCGGGCACATCTACAACGTGCTCGGCGAGCCGCTCGACGCCCCGGTCGACTCGATCCAGGCCGACACCCGCTGGCCGATCCACCGCGACCCGCCGCCGTTCGACGAACTCGAGTCGCAGGCGACGATGTTCGAGACGGGCATCAAGGTCATCGACCTGATCGAGCCCTACGTCCAGGGCGGCAAGATCGGCATGTTCGGCGGCGCCGGCGTGGGCAAGACGGTCGTCATCCAGGAGATGATCAACCGGGTCGCCCAGCAGCACGGTGGTGTGTCGGTGTTCGCCGGGGTGGGGGAGCGCACCCGCGAGGGCAACGACCTCATGCTCGAGATGCGGGAGTCGGGCGTCCTCGACAAGGCGGCGCTCGTCTTCGGGCAGATGGACGAGCCGCCGGGCGTGCGTCTGCGCGTCGCGCTGTCCGCGCTGACCATGGCCGAGTACTTCCGCGACGAGATGCACCAGGACGTGCTGCTGTTCGTCGACAACGTGTTCCGGTTCGTCCAGGCCGGCTCCGAGGTGTCGACACTGCTCGGCCGCATGCCCTCCGCCGTGGGCTACCAGCCGACGCTGTCCAACGAGATGGGCCAGCTGCAGGAGCGGATCACCTCGACCAAGGGTCGTTCGATCACCTCGCTGCAGGCCGTGTACGTGCCCGCCGACGACATCACCGACCCGGCGCCGCACACCACCTTCGCCCACCTCGACGCGCAGACGGTGCTCTCGCGCGACATCGCCTCGCTGGGCATCTACCCGGCCGTCGACCCGCTCGACTCCACCTCGCGCATCCTCGACCCGGCCATCGTCGGCGAGGAGCACTACCGCGTGGCGACCGGCACCCAGGAGGTCCTGCAGCGCTACAAGGACCTGCAGGACATCATCGCCATCCTGGGTATCGACGAGTTGTCCGAGGAGGACAAGGTCGTCGTGTCCCGGGCCCGCAAGGCGCAGCGGTTCTTCTCGCAGAACTTCTACGTCGCCGAGCAGTTCACCGGCAACCCCGGCGTCTACGTGCCGGTGCAGGACACCATCCAGGGCTTCAAGGCCCTGATCGAGGGTGAGCTCGACGACGTGCCGGAGCAGGCCTTCCTGTACTCCGGCGGCGTCGACGACGTCCTGCGCAAGGCCAAGGAACTGGGCGCCTGA
- the atpH gene encoding ATP synthase F1 subunit delta has product MTTQRTGAYAQAVVALAEGEDALDAVGTELRTIAAAVEGSEDLRQRLIDINLPLGQRLKFVESDVLRAAHPATRSALAMIIAAERASELGEIAEAVATRSAELRSRELAEVYVAAPLDATRQRALVEALERATGKRLDVQVHVDPTVVGGVRAKIGDTVIDGSVARRLQDLRTRVGR; this is encoded by the coding sequence ATGACGACCCAACGGACGGGCGCCTACGCGCAGGCCGTCGTCGCCCTCGCCGAGGGCGAGGACGCCCTCGACGCCGTCGGCACCGAGCTGCGCACCATCGCCGCGGCGGTGGAGGGCAGCGAGGACCTGCGGCAGCGGCTCATCGACATCAACCTGCCTCTCGGGCAGCGGCTGAAGTTCGTCGAGTCCGACGTGCTGCGCGCCGCGCACCCGGCGACCCGCAGTGCGCTGGCGATGATCATCGCCGCCGAGCGCGCCTCCGAGCTGGGCGAGATCGCCGAGGCCGTCGCGACCCGCTCGGCCGAGCTCCGCTCGCGCGAGCTGGCCGAGGTCTACGTCGCCGCGCCGCTCGACGCGACCCGCCAGCGTGCGCTGGTCGAGGCGCTCGAGCGGGCCACCGGCAAGCGGCTGGACGTGCAGGTCCACGTCGACCCGACGGTCGTCGGTGGCGTGCGGGCCAAGATCGGTGACACCGTGATCGACGGGTCGGTCGCCCGCCGTCTGCAGGACCTGCGCACCCGCGTCGGGCGCTGA